In the Uranotaenia lowii strain MFRU-FL chromosome 1, ASM2978415v1, whole genome shotgun sequence genome, taaaaaaaatgtttcgctgtatgaataaatttaaaaatacaaatatgaaagtgaatttttcttaattgaTTCTTAAACCATCATACTGTAGTGAAATTCGGTATTTACAGCCTAACTTCtccgttttcaataaaatttcttttaattttctatctcgtcaccacctgaaaaggtaccgacaattgtcacctaaaatggTCACGcaaatgcgacgattctcacccagggtgactacgagaatagggtaagaactcacaaagttcttccgaagtgacgtttctcacctaaaccgactgctagaatagagtgacttgggtgactcgactatcgtcacgtcactcgaggcgcagaataagggccaatgtTAAATTGGTGGCGTCCCCGGATACATCACTTTCACCGGTTAAGCGTTCTCCAGTAGCAGGGACGTAACTTTGCGGAACCGTTCCACGTCCGATTGTGACAGCGGGGGCTCCCGGAGGAGCAGGTGTAAGAACTACTCCGAACAATGCGATGAGTAAACCTGTAGCCGGTGCTGTTCAACGATCTGTATCGTCCCTTGGCACTGTGCCCGACAGCAGTccaaaatcataaacaaaattccagcgcattataaatattttttttttctaaatattgtatatatttccaaaaacaaaattataaaaattatccatagaaataatgttgttttatttccaaaaaatttggaatcggaacaaaaattgacatcagggcagaaaaacaacaaaaacaacagggCAAAGCGTTCGGATTTTTTGTCCGATTTCGATCGGAAAACCATCAAATTTTGATGGGAAAACCATCTGATTTTGGTAGGAAATCTAACCGATTTCCGTCTTGAAACGACCCGGTTGTTTTGACAGCTCACTCGCAAAAACTTATCGTCGTCAGGAAAGTTGTTTCACCAGGGCACTGAATTCGTCGGAATTCGGTTGGATTTCTCGTCAGAATTCTAACCGATTCTCGGGTTGAACGGTCCGAAATCCTACCGATTTTGGGCCGATTTTTCGATCCGGGGTAAAGTGCCCGAAGTTAAaaccaaggttcttagatacactaggttctccgactttcacagtaagtaggcgaggagtgagcggggctctcaatgagtttgtttattttttgctcagcttttctgtggtttgttggtaaacaaacttcatgagttccgcatagttgcatagcctacatagccaaaatggctgaatcgggaattcgttattcgggaacacctactgaatatatacccaccttggtTAAAACcaagtggagacacttttgtcgaaactgtatggatttttatacagaacagaGTTACCGTGTACCACAcagcggtgtttaaactcgcctcggaaagaatcattcggctgattttttccgagtttaacttgttgtgtgcagattgattttatcttcgttccaatcatgacgtgattgcacacaaaacatagagaacagttccgagttgatgttttcccctcctcgcaggaataaaatcacaccaataaaacaacagaacgaagcttaccgtacacgaatgctcacgagcgatcgttgcccgacggaccgagttaacattcctcgcacccttctctcgttcgtttcccgttcccttgtatctatcacttttagccacgcccccatgcgttgtccgattgatgtgttcggctgccgaacgaaaacgattttttctttaattcgctgaactgttcgtttgcttcgctgatgtttctcccccgattgctgtttactcctgccgagtttacccgaagcttacttcctgatgctttccgagttgaactttagatagcatcattgcagattcagtttaacgaaataaaatcgttctgcaaagaagggcaaagtgcgagtatgtagactcgcgattttaacatctctggtaccacaatctgtctcaggggAAATACTctatatagggtaacggacttattttggaccaggggacctattttggaccaccttgtcttgctctcttataaagcaacttataatgaaaaaaattgtgcattaCATCAAATGCCCGGGCTTCAACAATGTttgctgaacattttcatgattatttattttgtaagagagctagacaaggtggtccaaaattgatcctctggtccaaaataagtccgttaccctagtagGGTGTATTTCCTATCGGGTATTTTTAAATGAGCGTGTACACGCTAGAAATTGTTCAaccatttatgtttcaaaaataaccatttttgaccttttcccgggaaatgccattttatgagttcaccatgagaagtcataaaatgacttttcggggagaagttcgaatatggttattttttaaacataaggGCGTTCAGCGAAGAAGTTAggaaatggttatttttaaacCGTAGTTCAAAGAGCAATACTGCAGGATTGAACGTATTACAAAATTATCGGcaaaattaaggaaaacacGGTTTTCAAATAAGTAGttcattttatttcttaatgtgGTATTTgccacataaattttatttataggaAGATGATTTTTGAGCACAGGAATTGAGCGGAACCAGGAAAATTATAAGAACTGCAACCTAGCATAAGGCCTAAGCCAAGGCCGAAATATCCGGTAGCTTTAAAAGCAACAAAAGTGATTTCTCCCCACGATCCCTAccgaattaaaatgaaaaactaacATAACTTCGGTGCCGGACACCGCCGGAAGTGGTGATTTCATACCCGTATACTTTGGTGACATTTTGTAGATCCCAAGACGACCAAAATATCACTGTCGCCAGACTGTTCGTTCACGAGGGGTTGAGTGGTTAATTTATGACCGGCGGGTGATGTTTTCCAAGCAATCCAGCCCGTTCCAGCTCCATCAGGATGGTGAAAAAACGGTCGAGTATCTCGCAATGATAgaaattctaaaacaaaaatacttcATCAACCTTTTATCCTTGGAAGTctacatttaaaattatttaaagaaatattaaaacttaCCGGGAGTGTGATCCGGGTTATCTGTTTCGTGATAATGTTTCCAAATTGTGCGAGGACCGCTGCCAGATGGTGCGAGGTCGATGCTTTTCCAACTTTCGTTCGCTGTGGGCTGTGGCTGAAGAAGATGAACCGGTAGCAAGCGGCTCCTTCAACTTGATGATGATTCTGGTGTTCCATTTTGATATTTCAAAAGCGATCGTCTTATCGGtgtctgaaatttttttgtataatgttAGGTTGGAATATTTATATGGCgataatttatattaaattgATTACCTTTTGTCATTACCAATACATTCGATGTGTTCTTTCAATACTAGGACCGATTTAATGAAGAACTCGATTAAGTTCGACTGAATAAAGGATTTCTTCAAAACGCGTTTGTCAGGCacatcaattatttcaaaatggctACGATAGAAACACcaaattttccaaacattttgtggttaatgctcgagaactaatgaaatggttaaaatttaaaaatgaaaaattcttgaaaaataaccatattagTAGTGTAAGGTCAGGTTGGTGGCTAGCCGAAATTTCTCAATTCTTCGATTTCACAAagtcaatttttacataaacgGTCACAATTTGATGAAAACTGAGGACACTTTTATTGATTGAACCACTTTATTAAAACAGGAGAGAAGTAACTTGCTCGGTTGGAATTTGCGAAGAGACTATATTGAGGAAAGTTAAAAAGCTCTCAAGAAAGTAACTTTACAGGCAAAACATGACATTAACGATTGCTTAGTACTAAAAACGAAGGATCAAACACAAGCGTTACAAATAATTTTCGAGCACTTTTCTTATAACTAAACATCGCCGCCACCTTGGAattcttaatttcaaaattcaattacgCTGGAACTGTATCAGTTGATTATCAGATTCGTTCGATGTTGAATTGTCTCTCCTCAGGTTTTCCGTGTGCGGCAACAGGCAGATTTTGGTAATCGGCCTAGTGATGTACCCCTTGGCGGTGCGAAGAGTGACTACTCGTGAGAGTCTGTCAACTCCCGGTTTGATGTCAACAATGCGTGCGAGAGGCCATTTGACTGGAGGAAGAAAATCGTCAACAATAACAACTAGTCTCCCAGGTTTAATTTCGTTGTTAGGCTGGATAACTTTAGTGTCCCTTTGAAGCTCCTGTAGGTATTCTGTACGCCATCGATACCAGAACGATTGATATAACTTTTGCATTCGTTGGTAGTGATCCAGCCTTGAAATTGGCAGCTGCGAAACGTCGACCTCAGGAACAGAATTCATCGTCGTGCCGATGAGAAAATGTGCCGGTGTAAGCGCTGTGAGATCATTCGGATCCTCTGTCAACGGTGTCAGTGGTCTGGAGTTCATTGCTGCTTCAATTTCTACCAGGATGCTGTACATATCTTCGAAGGAAAGTCGACTGGCTCCTAGCTGCCTGTACAGGTGCCTTTTCGCAATTTTTACTGCAGCCTCCCACAATCCTCCGAAATGCGGTGCTCTAGGAGGGTTCAAATGCCACTCGATTTCCTTCTGGAGGCAGAATTCGTCGATCTGTCCTGACTCTGCAGAACTGTGCAACATAGTGTAGATTTGATGGAGCTCGTTCTTGGCCCCAACGAAGTTTTTCCCGTTGTCCGAATAGATATGAGCTGGTGGTCCACGGCGCCCTACAAATCTACGCAGTGCTGAGAGAAAGGCTGGTGTCGTGAGATCGCTGACCAGCTCAATATGAACAGCTTTCgtcgaaaaacaaacaaacaagcataCATAGGCCTTCTGTGGTGCTGCTCGTTTGTGGACCGGCTTCAAATATAAAGGTCCAGCATAATCAACTCCCGCAATTGAAAAGGGCCTGCTAGGCGCAGTGCGATGGAATGGCAGCTGACCAGTTTGCTGCTGTGCTGGAACGGGATTCGCTCGGGAACAGTGGAAGCAATTTCGAACAATATTTCTCACCAGCCGACGTCCATTTATGGGCCAATATTTTTCGCGTATCACAGCCAGCATCACTTGGCCGCCACCGTGAATCAGTTTGTAGTGGTAAAATTGAGCAATCAACTTCGAAAGAGGGTGGAAATTTGGAAGCAATATAGGATGTTTGAATTCATAAGACTGTTCCGAATGCCTCAGCCTACCTCCCACCCTGATCGTCCCCTCGCTATCAATGAACGGATTAAGAGCCTTGATCTGAGAAGCCTTTGGTAATTGTGAGCCTTTTTTTAAATCGCCTATTTCTCTCCCGAATGCCTCCCTCTGAGCCCACCTTATCAATGCTAATTTTGCATGCTTCATTTCCTCTAGCGATGGTCGCTTACTAATATCGGGTGCCActcttttatgaaaatttgcttgaagtattttgaaaaatcgaatgcaGTAAGCGGTGGTTCTGATTAACGTTTTTAAAACAGGATATGTTGTAAACAGCGGATCGGGAGCTTCAGTGCGGATAACAGCTACAATCATGTCTCGGCGTTCACATTCGGGCATATTGGACGGACATGTTTCTGATATTGGCCAGCTTATTCGTGGTTCTGCCAACCACGATGGTCCCTTTTTCCACAGCTGATTAGATATAAAATTATCCACGGAGACACCTCTGGATACCATGTCGGCTGGATTCTGGCTTCCAGCAACATGATTCCAATTTGCATTGTGAGTTGTGTTCTGGATTTCAGAAACTCGGTTTGCGATGAATGTCTTCCACGTACTGGGGGGCGATTTTAGCCATTGCAGCGTCACGGTCGAATCTGTCCAAAAATATGAAGCAGATGGGTTGAACTCCAAGGATTGCATGATGCGCGAGTATAACTCTGCGCCTTTGACAGCCGCGCATAATTCGAGCCTGGGGAGGGAAACCTTCTTCAATGGAGCAACTCGGCTTTTCGCTGCCAGCAACTCAATTCTGACATTCCCAGCTGCATCAGTGGACCTAGCATACGTGCATGCTCCGTATGCGGCTTCGGAGGCATCAACAAAGGTGTGTAGTTCAACGGTGGAATGCGGAAGGAGGGCATACCTCGGTATTCGATATTTGGAGAGTTGAGGAAgttgaatcttaaaattttcccaCCGTTTTTCTATGCTAGGAGGAACCTGGTCATCCCAGCCACTTGAATCCAACCATAAATcttgcattaaaatttttgctcgTACGACAACTGGAGATATTAACCCGAGAGGATCAAACAGCTGGGCTATGGTTGATAATATGGCACGTTTCGTAATTTTCTCTGGAGAAGTTGTATTGTAATCGAAACGAAAGGTGTCCGGTTCCGGCTCCCAGGTTATCCCAAGCGTTTTGATGGTTTCTTCAGGACTGAATTCGAAGTTGGACTGGGTCCCTATTTGATCGGATTTCAAATCTTTGAGGACTTCCATTTTGTTTGATGTGTATTTGCGTAAAGGAAATCCTCCCTTGCTCAGCAACTTGTCTAGCTCGTCACGAAGCTCAATCGCATCCTCGATGGACTCAGCACCTCCGATACAATCATCGACATAAAACCATTTTAGCAGTGCATTCTTCCCGCGGGGATAAGTATGGCCTTCATCTTCTGCCAGCTGCTGCAAGGTGCGTGTTGCGAGAAAAGCTGAAGGCGCTAACCCATAAGTTACAGTCTGCAATTCGTATGTTCGTATAGGATCAGTGTGGCTGAAGCGCCAAAGAATTCTTTGCATGCGAGTGTCGTCTGGATGCACAAGAATCTGCCTGTACATTTTGGCAATGTCTGCGATCAAGGCTATAGGAAAAGTGCGAAATCGGATTACTTGAGTGATCAAATCCTGCTGTATAGTAGGGCCAACGAGAAGGCCATCATTTAGCGAATGACCAGATGACGACTTTGTCGAACCGTCGAAAACAACACGCGTTTTTGTGGTAGTACTTGACTCTTTCAGAACCGGGTGGTGCGGCAAATAACAAACTCGACCTGGAGAACGTGTTTCGTTAACCTCTTTCATGTGTCCAAGACGCAGATACTCTTCCATAAACGCATGATattcattttttagttttgggtttttttctaGTGTTACAGTATTTAGAAACACCCTATGTTAGCTACAACAAACTCTCACGCTCTATCCTTACAACTACGAGCATCAGTTTTATACTGTCCGTCACCGATGTAAGATCGTTCAATAAAGTACTGTTACACCATAGTTTGTCTTATTACGTTATTACTTCGAGATAATAAAACATGGTGTCAGAAGTCATCGTGTGCTTCTGAAAACAATTTCTTGGCGTCATTGGGAAATCGCGAGAAAAGTGCTTAAGGACAGTTCGTTCGTTGTCGGTAGCCATTTGTAATTTTCGCCGCGCAGTGAAAGAATATTTTCGAGAAAGTTCTCAATAAAGACATTTCTGGAATTTGCGCGTAGTGAAGAATCGGCTAATTGCTGATAAGACATTTGGTGTACATTTCGAAACAGTTTGTGCGTTTTAAAACGtcgtttgcaatttttgtcgcgtagtgaaaaagttgttttgagaaaattttgtggCTACGGCAGCCATTTTGGATTATTCGATCGTCGCAATGGATCCAAATCAATTCGCTCAACTTTTGGAGCACCAGACCAAGCTGTTTGGTCAAATGATGGTCGGCATACAAAAGTCCAATGCTGCGGCTCAGTTTGCTGCACCTGTGGGACCCTCTCTGGGAGGCAATATTTCGGTCCCACAACCAGCAGCTCTAACCCTGGAAGGCGATATGGAGCAGAATTTCGATTTCTTCGAAAAAAGTTGGACTAGCTACGTTAAAGCTGTCGGAATGGACCGATGGCCTGGAGTGACCGAGGAACAAAAAGTGAGCTTCCTCATGTCTGTTATTGGAGAGCCGGCAAGGAAGAAATACTTTAATTTCGAGCTAACAACAGCAGAACAAGCAACGGTGGAAAACGCTCTGGCAGCAATAAAGGAAAAAGTCATAGCAAAGCGCAACGTCATCATAGATCGTCTGGACTTTTTCTCAGCTTCGCAGTTGTCTGGAGAATGCATCGACGATTATACGACTCGCCTGAAGGTTCTAGCCAAATCTGCCAGGCTGGGAGTATTGGAAACAGAACTGATCACTTATAAAGTCGTTACTGCCAATAAGTGGTCACAACTCCGTACTAAAATGTTAACAATCACCGATATAACTTTGGCAAAAGCTGTTGACATGTGCAGAGCGGAGGAGATAGCAGCAAAGAGATCTGTGGAGTTGGCGATTCCAAGTACCAGTGatgtaaaaaaagtttcaagacCGGTGAAGAAAACTCCCATCTGCAAATTTTGTGGTGACCGACATGAGTTCTTCAAAGGCTCGTGCCCAGCTTTGGGGAAAAGGTGCCGTCTCTGTAAAGGAAAAAACCATTACGAGAAAGTCTGCAGCAAACGCCAGAGTTCCAGCTATAAAAAACCGAAGAAAGTGAaggaaataataaaagaaaatagtGCAAGTGAATCGGAGGACGAATCATCAAACCACACTTCAAGTGAAAGTGATGAAGAATATGTAATTGGAAAAATAGTGGATAACTCTGAAAGTGGTGGTAGCGTATCTGCGGATCTCGCTCTAAAGTTCGGTAGTGTTTGGAAATCAGTGAAATGCGAATTGGATACAGGAGCTAGCACGAGTCTAGTTGGTCAACAATGTTTAGCCAAACTGTCTGGGCAGTCAAATCCGTCATTGTTTCCGTCAAGATACCGTCTGCAAAGTTTCGGAGGCAATCCAATTAAAGTTCTTGGAGAAGTAAAGATACCATGTCGCCGCAGAAATAAGAAATACAAGTTGGTACTTCAAGTTGTAGAGGGTGACCACTGTCCGTTGCTATCGGCGAAAGCGTGCCGTATTCTGGGTTTCGTGAGATTTTGTAAAGAAGTATCGTTCATCGCACCCAAGTCGACCGACACTTCCCGGAAGCTGTTAAATGTCTACAGAGTCCAAGCATCCAGAATTATTGAGGCTCataatgatattttcaatgGGTATGGGAAATTAGCTGGAACCGTTTCCCTAGAAGTGGATAGGAGCATTGCACCTTCAATTCAACCACCCCGTAGAGTGCCAATTGCTATGCGAGACAAGCTGAAGAAGGAGTTGGAATCTCTCGAGAAGGATGGCCTGATAGTGAAAGAGCTGAAACACACAGAATGGGTAAGCAACATAGTTATTGTACAGCGTGGTAGCCCCGAAAACCCTAGTATCAGAATATGTTTGGACCCCATTCCGTTGAATAAGGCTTTGAAGCGTCCAAATCTCCAATTCGTTACGCTGGACGAAATACTTCCAGAATTGGGGAAGGCGAAAATATTTTCGACTGTCGACGCTAAAAAAGGTTTTTGGCATGTGGTATTAGATGAGCCCAGCAGCAAACTTACCACGTTCTGGACCCCGTTCGGTCGCTATCGCTGGACCCGCCTACCATTTGGAATAGCACCCGCtcctgaaatatttcaaatgcgTCTACAGGAAGTAATTCAAGGACTAAATGGAGTTGAGTGCATAGCGGATGACTTGCTTGTCTATGGAACCGGCGACACATTGGAAGAGGCTCTGATCAACCATAACCGCTGTTTGGAAACACTTTTAAATCGTTTGGCAGAGCACAATGTGAAATTGAACAAATCCAAGCTCAAACTCTGTCAGACGTCAGTTAAGTTCTACGGTCATGTGCTGACGGATGAAGGAATAAAGCCAGACGAAAGTAAGATAGCTACGATCCAAAACTTTCCCACACCAACAAATCGCAAGGAGGTCCATCGCTTCATAGGTATGGTCAATTACCTGAGCCGTTTCTTGAAAAATCTTAGTGCTAATCTCACCAATCTCCGCAAGTTAATCCTAGAATCGGTGCCATGGCAATGGACATCGACCGAAGAAGAAGAGTTTCGTCGAGTGAAGGCGCTTGTTGCAGATGTGGGCACTCTTCGGTACTACAACATGAACGAGCCACTTACCATTGAGTGCGATGCCAGTTGTTTTGGTTTGGGTGCAGTTGTTTACCAGATGGATGGAGTACTGGCGTATGCATCGAGAACGCTTACCCAAACGGAACGGAACTACGCACAGATTGAGAAGGAGCTGCTGGCCATTTTATTTGCGTGCACTCGATTCGACCAATTGATCGTTGGCAATCCCAAGACCGTTATCAAAACAGACCACAAGCCGCTTATTAATTTGTTCCAAAAGCCTCTACTCTCTGCTCCGCGACGTCTTCAACATATGCTGCTCAATCTCCAGCGCTACAGACTGTCCATAGAGTTTGTAACCGGCAAGGAGAACGTCGTTGCTGACGCTCTGTCTCGCGCACCACTTAATGAGCAGAACCCCGAAGAGTTCTTTGAAAAACGTGAAATCTACAAAGTATCCAACGAAGTTGAACAACTGCAGTTGAGTAAGTTTCTAGGAGTTTCGGATAGTCGCTTGGAGGAAATAAAAACCGAGACCAACAAGGACCAGTCAATGCAACTGATCATTGGATACGTACAGCACGGTTGGCCTGTGACGGCCGATCGTGTACCCGACAGCGTTaagatttatttcaatttccgtGACGAGCTATCTACTCAAGATGGTTTAGTGTTTCGCGGAGACCGAATAGTGATACCACATGTACTACGACGTAAACTTGTAGACTGCTGTCACATAAGCCACAATGGAATCGAATCAACACTCAAGCTGGCTAGAGCAAACATCTTCTGGCCGGGTATGTCATCGCAGATCAAAGATGTCGTCAAGCAGTGCGTCACCTGTGCCAAATATGCCGCCTCGCAACCGAATCCTACGATGATGACCCACTGCATACCAGTGTATCCTTTCCAGCTAGTGTCCATGGATGTGTTCCAAGCAGAATATAATGGCATCAAACGTAAGTTCCTAGTCACCGTAGACCATTACTCTGACTTTTTTGAACTGGATCTACTGAAAGACTTGACTCCTGAATCAGTAATCAGCATCtgcaagcaaaattttgctcgtcaTGGTAAACCGCAACGAGTCCTTA is a window encoding:
- the LOC129737771 gene encoding uncharacterized protein LOC129737771, yielding MYRQILVHPDDTRMQRILWRFSHTDPIRTYELQTVTYGLAPSAFLATRTLQQLAEDEGHTYPRGKNALLKWFYVDDCIGGAESIEDAIELRDELDKLLSKGGFPLRKYTSNKMEVLKDLKSDQIGTQSNFEFSPEETIKTLGITWEPEPDTFRFDYNTTSPEKITKRAILSTIAQLFDPLGLISPVVVRAKILMQDLWLDSSGWDDQVPPSIEKRWENFKIQLPQLSKYRIPRYALLPHSTVELHTFVDASEAAYGACTYARSTDAAGNVRIELLAAKSRVAPLKKVSLPRLELCAAVKGAELYSRIMQSLEFNPSASYFWTDSTVTLQWLKSPPSTWKTFIANRVSEIQNTTHNANWNHVAGSQNPADMVSRGVSVDNFISNQLWKKGPSWLAEPRISWPISETCPSNMPECERRDMIVAVIRTEAPDPLFTTYPVLKTLIRTTAYCIRFFKILQANFHKRVAPDISKRPSLEEMKHAKLALIRWAQREAFGREIGDLKKGSQLPKASQIKALNPFIDSEGTIRVGGRLRHSEQSYEFKHPILLPNFHPLSKLIAQFYHYKLIHGGGQVMLAVIREKYWPINGRRLVRNIVRNCFHCSRANPVPAQQQTGQLPFHRTAPSRPFSIAGVDYAGPLYLKPVHKRAAPQKAYVCLFVCFSTKAVHIELVSDLTTPAFLSALRRFVGRRGPPAHIYSDNGKNFVGAKNELHQIYTMLHSSAESGQIDEFCLQKEIEWHLNPPRAPHFGGLWEAAVKIAKRHLYRQLGASRLSFEDMYSILVEIEAAMNSRPLTPLTEDPNDLTALTPAHFLIGTTMNSVPEVDVSQLPISRLDHYQRMQKLYQSFWYRWRTEYLQELQRDTKVIQPNNEIKPGRLVVIVDDFLPPVKWPLARIVDIKPGVDRLSRVVTLRTAKGYITRPITKICLLPHTENLRRDNSTSNESDNQLIQFQRN
- the LOC129737772 gene encoding uncharacterized protein K02A2.6-like, with amino-acid sequence MDPNQFAQLLEHQTKLFGQMMVGIQKSNAAAQFAAPVGPSLGGNISVPQPAALTLEGDMEQNFDFFEKSWTSYVKAVGMDRWPGVTEEQKVSFLMSVIGEPARKKYFNFELTTAEQATVENALAAIKEKVIAKRNVIIDRLDFFSASQLSGECIDDYTTRLKVLAKSARLGVLETELITYKVVTANKWSQLRTKMLTITDITLAKAVDMCRAEEIAAKRSVELAIPSTSDVKKVSRPVKKTPICKFCGDRHEFFKGSCPALGKRCRLCKGKNHYEKVCSKRQSSSYKKPKKVKEIIKENSASESEDESSNHTSSESDEEYVIGKIVDNSESGGSVSADLALKFGSVWKSVKCELDTGASTSLVGQQCLAKLSGQSNPSLFPSRYRLQSFGGNPIKVLGEVKIPCRRRNKKYKLVLQVVEGDHCPLLSAKACRILGFVRFCKEVSFIAPKSTDTSRKLLNVYRVQASRIIEAHNDIFNGYGKLAGTVSLEVDRSIAPSIQPPRRVPIAMRDKLKKELESLEKDGLIVKELKHTEWVSNIVIVQRGSPENPSIRICLDPIPLNKALKRPNLQFVTLDEILPELGKAKIFSTVDAKKGFWHVVLDEPSSKLTTFWTPFGRYRWTRLPFGIAPAPEIFQMRLQEVIQGLNGVECIADDLLVYGTGDTLEEALINHNRCLETLLNRLAEHNVKLNKSKLKLCQTSVKFYGHVLTDEGIKPDESKIATIQNFPTPTNRKEVHRFIGMVNYLSRFLKNLSANLTNLRKLILESVPWQWTSTEEEEFRRVKALVADVGTLRYYNMNEPLTIECDASCFGLGAVVYQMDGVLAYASRTLTQTERNYAQIEKELLAILFACTRFDQLIVGNPKTVIKTDHKPLINLFQKPLLSAPRRLQHMLLNLQRYRLSIEFVTGKENVVADALSRAPLNEQNPEEFFEKREIYKVSNEVEQLQLSKFLGVSDSRLEEIKTETNKDQSMQLIIGYVQHGWPVTADRVPDSVKIYFNFRDELSTQDGLVFRGDRIVIPHVLRRKLVDCCHISHNGIESTLKLARANIFWPGMSSQIKDVVKQCVTCAKYAASQPNPTMMTHCIPVYPFQLVSMDVFQAEYNGIKRKFLVTVDHYSDFFELDLLKDLTPESVISICKQNFARHGKPQRVLSDNATNFSNVKMVQFSKEWDFELITSAPHHQQANGKSEAAVKIAKRLLKKAEETGTDYWYALLHWRNIPNKIGSSPASRLFSRSTRSGVPTSTAKLLPKVVEKVPEAIEENRKSYKRHYDRKTRKLPDLQVGSPVYTQLHPETSKQWSAGTIANRLSERSYVVNVDGVDYRRSLVHLKPRNEPDTSNLDQTLAIPETSSSSPNQVHVRETEQPNNWKEENTTTQLASIDSNPSTSTSAASRTRPTPTSKHTRSTQQTQNQVPNEAGAGRPKREIRIPDRFKDFEVTFE